The DNA region CTTCCTTCAAGGCGGAACGTCCATATTCATATTTCTTCTGTTCCTTAAAATCGGGAGGCAGATCGCCGAAGAATCCATGTCTATGCCAGGTCTCGTAGTCAGCGAATTCGTCATCAGGTGACAGGATGGGATGGGCCTCCGCGTCTCCTTTGTATTGAGTCACTTCGTAAAGGGGTTCCCAGCGTGCGCGAGTTTTCGCGTAGTCGGTGGTGATGGGCTTGTCGTCGTAATCAACGGGTCGGAACATTCGACCGGCACTCAGGTTTCCATTGTGAGGAATGGCTAATACCCGGCCACCTGTTTTCTCCTCAAAGCCATCCATGTATGCCCACAAATCTTCGACATTGTTGCTGTCCTGCATAGAGAACGGCAACACTTGCAGGGCTTCCTTGGCTCCTCCTTCGAAAATCAGGTTGCGGTGAAAATTGGGAGACTTGGGATGCCTTGATGATGGCGTCCACTCATAGCCGATAAAGGCCGTAAAGTTGCCCGGGTCATTGTGTCGTTCGGCATTGGCGCATACTTCCGCCCATACAGAAGACAGGATATCCCTATCGCCTAGATAACCTGTAGACCAGGCACCCCAAAAATAGGAAGCAATGCCTTCGTTCACATACCACATATCCTTCATCATTTTGGCGCGAACTTCGGGGCCTTCACTCGTGAGCGCCTCCTCAGTTAGCATGGGATGTTTAAACATTAATTCATGCCACTGCTTACCTATTTCAGTTTTAAGAACCTGAGGGTCCGAATTTCGGATACGCGGCATAATGCCGATATTTACGGCGTGGTCGGCTACGACCAGAAAGTCAAGAGGACGTTGAAGGCGGACCAATTGACCGTTGTGCCCCTTCACCGCCTCACCTTTTGCAAACCGATAGGCATCATCGGGCGTAAGCGTTTTATTCCCCATACCATGCGCATCGACAGACAAATTGGTATGCAGGTGAGTGTCCCCCCAGTAAACTTCCCTTGGATAATTTGCGTTTGCCGCAGGTGAATATATCTCCTGTCCTGACAGATCGATGAATAGGGTCAAAATTGCTGAGAGGAGGAATACTGTTGCAAAGTTCACTGGGCGAAAAATGCCAACTGGTGAATCCCATTTCTCAAACCAATTAGTAGTTACTGCATTCATATAATACAGAATAGTCTGAAGGAGCTGGATTACAAGTTTTTATTGTCCTCGAACAGCTCTTGTTTGAGCCCCGGGTCCATTCTCCAAATGAGAATGATTTATCCTGTTTCAATCCACGAGTGAAACTATGCTTCTCTCGGGTGACCGGATTGGACGTGCATAACCTAGCCTGATCGGAAAGTTGCCCGACCATAGCGCTGAATAAAGTGCCGTTCTTGTTTAACTAATTGCCGCCAACTCTTCGGCCATAATTTCCTGCACGCGCGACCGGGCGTCGGCCAAATCGATCTCACCTTTATCCAGTTTCGCCAGAAAAGACTTCTGGGCCAAATAATCCTTGTTGATCACGCCGGCTTTGCTTTGGAGCATCCGCCAGGCTTTCCGTCGTTCGACCGCGAAGAGAACCATTTGACGAGACACGGCATAGAAGTTCATTTTCCCGTGTTCCTCGGCCTGGATGTAGCAACCCAAGTTTTCCACGTAGCTACGATGCGTTGGATCGAAGAAACGGCGGTGGATCACATCGTCTTGAGTGATAAAGTACAATTGGTCATCCATAAGGGTAAGTTTGGCAGCGTCTTCTTCTTTGATCCGATTCACATGCTTACGAAAGCGAGCTTCGGTTATGGCCCAATGACCGACGCCAAAACTATACTCTTCACCGGTGGTTGAGTATTTTGTGCGCCACCAGTCGCGATCGAGGCTTGGGTTCCCTTTAAGATCAAAAGCTTCCTGTGCGGTTTCACCATTGCGTGGATTGAATACGAACTCGGGCATTCCGCGGGCATCGCGAATCATTTTGGCTTGATCGGCGCTCATGTTGTCGGCGACACCATGTTCAGGTTGGCAAGTTGTGTAAGCCTGGAAGAAAGCTGTACCACGATACTCCAGCCCATCGAGCATCGATTTGTAGAGTTTCGCTGAGTTGGCCATTGAGACTTGCGCTACGTAAGGCGAGCCGTGGCCGCTGGTGAATGCTTCTGAAACATTTTTCTTCTCGATCAGTTTGCCCTGAGATGCAGCACCGAACTGATTCATGTCGTAGCCGCCGAGCATTGTTGACGAGTCGGAATTTTGCCCTCCAGTGTTGGAGTAGACCTGCGTGTCGAGCATGAGAATCTTCACGTTTGGACGATTTTGAAGGACAACTTTTGAAACGTTTTGGAAGCCTATGTCACCAAGAGCACCATCGCCGCCTACTACCCAGACCTTTGGCAGTTCGCGAATTTCCTGCTCAGTCATGAGCGCGTCGTCCAGGCGTGTGAGAGTGAAATACTCTTCGTCGCTGGAAACGTTTTCCGTACGGTCGAGGAGGGCGTCCGTCAAACGTTCCGGGGAAACGGAACGGCGCGCATGATCTACAATGACTGACTCAGCCATGAGCCATGAGATGGTGGCACCATCCTGGAAAAGTGAATTCATCCACGGATAAGGGTGTGGGTTCGATGGGGGAGTAGAGCCGTAAACGGTGTTACATCCTGTGCTCGCTCCCATCATCATGACAGACATCCCGTTTGCTCTGCCACCATCCACGGATTGCAGTTCTTTGTGATTGAAAGCATTTTGCTCTAATACCGCTTTCAAACCATTGATGATTTCTTCGTCTGAAATACTTCCATGTTTGGCCTCGTAATCGCCAATACGTTTGGCGGTATCTTCTTCATTCTCGCCACCGAGACCCATTACAATATGAATAAAGGATTTACGGTACAGCGCGTATTCGGTTTCGCTTCTCTCTTTGAGCGCAGCTAGTTTTTGTGCTCCCTCTTCGGTGAGACGCGCAGCTTTCGCCCGAAGACGATCCGCTTTTTTGTGATACAGCGGCCGCATGTAGGCCTCAGTCACTGAAGCCGCCGAGCGGAGAATACTTTTTTCCCCACAACCTGCGCAGGCGCCATCGCCCGAGACAAGAGCCTCGTAATTGCGTCGAACCATGAGGTGATTGCGCAACGCTGCCTGGCGTGAGTTGGCGGCGTCATCGTCGTCATAGAGTCCAAGGAATTTCTGCGGCGTATCTGGCAACAAACGTGAGAACACCTGTGCCGTGGCTAGTTCTGCATTTAGCTCCTCGGTCTCACGTGTCATACGCAACGCATCGTGGTCTCCGCACACTTGCACGCACTCGCCACAACCTTTGCAGAGGTCGGATACGAAAATTGAAAAGATGCCTCCACTACCAGGATTCTTATTCTCAAGAGAGCGGAAGATAGCTGGGACATTGCTGTAGGAAATTGGAAGCTTGCCGATGATGTTGACTAATTCAGTTTTGGCTTTGTCTGAAATGGTTGAGAGTGCATTGA from Verrucomicrobiota bacterium includes:
- a CDS encoding DUF3604 domain-containing protein; protein product: MTLFIDLSGQEIYSPAANANYPREVYWGDTHLHTNLSVDAHGMGNKTLTPDDAYRFAKGEAVKGHNGQLVRLQRPLDFLVVADHAVNIGIMPRIRNSDPQVLKTEIGKQWHELMFKHPMLTEEALTSEGPEVRAKMMKDMWYVNEGIASYFWGAWSTGYLGDRDILSSVWAEVCANAERHNDPGNFTAFIGYEWTPSSRHPKSPNFHRNLIFEGGAKEALQVLPFSMQDSNNVEDLWAYMDGFEEKTGGRVLAIPHNGNLSAGRMFRPVDYDDKPITTDYAKTRARWEPLYEVTQYKGDAEAHPILSPDDEFADYETWHRHGFFGDLPPDFKEQKKYEYGRSALKEGLEQQVKLGVNPFKFGMIGSTDAHTSLSTATEDNFWGKTSLNEPSPHRAANSWQYAASGMAAVWAEENTRSSIFAAMKRKETYATTGPRMSVRFFGGWDFDSTDAHSKDFVDLGYRKGVPMGGDLTTAPRGKVPEFLIRAVKDPDGANLDRVQVIKGWRDKNGELHEKVYEAALSDGREINSKGKAPQVGSTVDVADASYTNSIGSPELATVWKDPEFDPAELAFYYARVIEIPTPRWTAYDAKFFGIELPKEAPTVTQERAYTSPIWYTP